Within Acidimicrobiales bacterium, the genomic segment TTGAGGTTGGCATCCTTTGACGTGAAGGCCACCACCTTCGTCCAGAAATCCTTGTTCCTCTGGTGGTTGTCGAGTCGGTCACGCAGGACGTCGGATTTACCCACGTATATGCGGGTTGGCAGCGCATCGTTCTCGGCCGGGCCGACGAGTACGTACACACCGGTGCCGTCGAGTTCCGGGCGCTTCCGCAGAGAGGCATACCGAGCGCGATGTGCCATCACGGCTATGCCGGTCCAGTTGGCCTTCTCCACCACCCAGACGCCGTCGGGGCTGCCTTCTGCCAGGAACAACCTGATCGAGGTTCCTAACGGTTTCACGAGACCTGCCCTCCGGAGAAGACCGTCGGAATGCACGAGGTTATGCGTTCATGGACTGGGCGTGCGTGAGCCGGCAGGGCGCGGTGAGTCGGCCTGTAGGCGGGGTTCTGTCCAGGAGGTCGCCTTCTGGTGCCTCCCTGGGTGGTCATCCATCTGAGCGGCCTACCCGGGGGTGCTCTCGCGAGCGGCCGGGCCAGCCATGCCCCCTGCTTGGCCTTGCTCCGGGTGGGGTTTGCCGAGCCACCCGGGTCACCCCCGGTGCTGGTGGTCTCTTACACCACCGTTTCACCCTTGCCTGTGCCTCCGGTCTCGGACCTTCGGCCATCGGCGGTCTGTTCTCTGTGGCACTTTCCGTCAGGCTCACCCTGCCTGGCTTGCGCCAGCACCCTGCCCTGTGGAGCCCCGACCTTCCTCAGCCCCCGCCGACGCGGGGACCGCGACCACCCGGCCGGCTCACCGCAGGCTTTTATTTTGCCACGAGCCTCTCCTCGTCGGCGCTCGTGACCGACAGCCCCTGGAGAGGACGCGCTCAGAAGTCCAGGGTCGACAGCTCGGGGACCCATCCAAGGGAACGGCCGACCGCTTCCTTCCAGGCAGCCCGCTGTGAATGCCCCGCCCGTGGCTCCACCACCTGCCCGGGACGCCACAGGTCGGCGATCTCCTCCCATCCCGACCAGAGCCCACAGGCCAACCCAGCCAGATATCCGGCCCCGAGCGCGGTGGCCTCGGTGACCGGGGACACCTCGACGGGTCGCGCGGCGGCGTCGGCCAGCGCCTGGACGAACGTCGGATTCCTGCTCATGCCGCCGTCGACCCTTAGCGACGCCAGCCGGACGCCCGACTCCTTCTCCGCCGCCTCCACCAGGTCGGCGCCGAGGTTCGCCACGCCTTCGAGGACCGCACGGGCCACGTGCGCCGCCGTGGTGCCTCGGGTCAGTCCGATGAGCAGCCCTCTCGCCCCGTAGTCCCAGTTGGGTGTCCCGAGCCCGAGCTGCGCGGGCACGTAGAAGACCCCTCCACTGTCCGGGACGCTCGCTGCAAGGTCGTGTGACTCCTCCACCGACGAGATCAATCCGAGGTCGTCCCGAAGCCACTCGACGTTCCCGCCGGCCGACAGCATGATCGCCTCTAAACCCCACACGACCCCACCTTCGTCACGCCAGCAGACGATCGGGAAGCATCCCTCCGGCCCACGCTCGGAGGAGATGGGCCGCTCGGAACCGAGTCGCATGTCGAGCATCCCGCCGGTGCCGAAAGTGATCTTCGCCTGACCTTCTGCCACACAGGACTGGCCGACCAGCGAGGCCTGCTGGTCACCCGAGATGCCGCATACAGGCGGGGCCCCCGGGAGCCGCACCGCCTCGGCGGCCACACCGGTGGAGTCGACGATCTCCGCCATCGATCCTGCGGGGATGGAGAGGGATTCCAACACCTTCTCGTCCCAGCCGGACCCGTCCGCACGGCAGAGCCCCGTGACCATCGCGTTGGACAGGTCGGTCACGTGTCGGGCTCCTGCCGACAGGTTCCAGACGATCCAGGAGTCGACGGTCCCCACCAACAGCTCGTCGGGAGAGGCGGAGGCGTTCGACATCAACCACCGGGCCTTGGTGGCCGTCTGGTTTGGTGCCAGGCGGAGACCTTCCGAGCGGAGAGCAAGACAGTCTCCGAGCGTCCTGAGGTCCTGCCATCCGAGGCCCGGGCCGACGGGCGTGCCGGTCGCCCGCTCCCACACCACCGTCGACGCCCTCTGGTTGCTGAGGCCGACCCCGAGCACCGGGCCCGCTTCCTCCAAGGCCGCCGAGCAAGTGTCGAGCACCACCCCCACCAGGGCGATCGGGTCGAATTCGACGAGTCCGGGCGCAGGAATCGAGGGAGCAAACACCTGCCGCTTCTCCACCACCAAGCGGCCTTCTTCGTCTACCACGGCCGCGCGCACGCTCGTCGTGCCCGCGTCGATCACCAGGACTCTGCTCACCGCACCTCCTCTGAGGGCCAACCGACCGGGCCGAACGGGTCTTCGAAGCCGAACTTCCCGGGGTTCAACACACCTGCCGGGTCGAGCGCCCGTTTGATCTCCTGCAACACCCCGAAGGCGTCACCCAGAGCCTCCCGCATGAAGCGTGCACGGTTGAGGCCGACTCCGTGATGGTGGGATAGGGCGGCGCCGGCCCGCAGCGCCGCCCTGGTCGCCTCCTCCCATGCCCGGCAGTAGTAGCGCTCTCGCTCGTCCGGTTCGGGACGCCCTGCGAAGGTGAAGTACAGGCAGGCGCCAGATGTGTACGAGTGCGAGAGGTGCGCAGAGGCGACCAGCGTCCCCTCGACACCTGCCAGAGCGTCGGTGACGGCCCTGTAAACCGACGGCAGCGCACCCCATCTGGCGGTGACCTCCATCGTGTCCACCACGAACCCCTTGGAGATCAACGCCTCGAGGGCGCTCACGTCGTTGCGATGCTCGAGCCACCTGTCCACGACGGCCTCGTCATGCGGTTCGCTCGCGTCGTCGCCTCCCGCGGCGGCCTCCTCCCGGCAGATCCCGAGCACTGCCTCGACCAGGTTCCGGTCGCCCTCGTCCAAGACGATCAACAACGCCCTGCCCTCCGGGGTGGAGAAGTTCCGCACGGCCTCCGTGGCGTCGTAGAGGCGTAGCACCGCCGGCGTCGCACCGCGTCGGAGTATGCGACGGCACAGATCGACACCGCTCTCGAAGCTGCCGCACAACCACGCCGCCTTCACCGTGTGGGAGGGAGCCGGGTGAACGCGCAGCCTCGCCGCGCATATGACACCCAGCGTCCCCTCCGAACCGACGAACACCTGAGTCAGATCCGGTCCGACCGCCGGCCGCGGAGCGTCACCGGTTCTCACCAGGCGTCCGTCGGCCAAAGCCACGTCCAGGCCGAGCACCATGTCCTCGATCTTTCCGTAGCGGGTGGACATCTGACCGGCGGACCTGCATGCGAGCCAACCCCCGACGGTGGACAGCGAGATCGACTGGGGCCAGTGCCCGAGCGTGAGACCCCACCTCTCGCGCAGGTCTCGCTCCAGGTCGTCGCCGTAGGTCCCGGCGAGCACGTCCAACACGAGCGAGGTCTCGTCCAGCTCCCGGATCCCCGACAGCGAGGTGAGGTCCAGGACCACGCCCCCGTGCACAGGCACCGAGCCCCCGCACACCCCCGACCTTCCCGCAGCGACCGTCACCGGCACGCGGTCCTCAGAGCAGACCCGCAACACCTCGGCAACCTGCGATGCGTCGGAGGGCCTCGCCACGCAGGCGGCGAGGGCGGGGTATTCCCCGCCGGTCGCCCACACCATCGCCAGCGGCCACCAGTCGCGGCTCGCCTCTGCTACCCGCAACGGTTCGGTCTCCACGGCGCAGACGCTCCTGAGGCGCCTCTCCACCTCGGCGGTGACCGGCACCCGCCTCGCCGCGAGGCGAGCTCTCAGATGACTGCCTCCGGCCACCCGGATCGGCGGGACAGGTCGTCGACGGCGGACGCCTGCCGTCGGATCCGCTCCTTCCGCTCCTTCCGGGTTGGGTCCAGCTGCTTCGTCAGGGTTCGGTGCCGAGATGCGACCCTCCCCTCCGCCGTCCGATTCGTCCAGGATCCTCTTCTCAGACCCCAAGGCAAGCCCCTCTCTGCCGTCCTGTCTGTCTGCTGTGTCCCCGGCGGGTCCCGACATGCGACCCGCCTATCCGTCGCCTACTCCACCCGTCTGCTCTTGGTACCCGGTCTCGCACCCGGCCGGTCGTGGGCCTGGATGGTCGATTCCCGTAGGGTCATCCTCAGGCGTAGGGTCATCCTCAGGTGGCGGTGCCGACGGGGGTTCCGCTCCCGCTGGATTCCCTCTCCGCCAGACCAGCGATCTTCAGCTCTCGGCGCACCGACTCGCGAAACTCCTCCGCTGCCCGTCCAGCTTCCGAGGCAGA encodes:
- a CDS encoding alkyldihydroxyacetonephosphate synthase, which produces MSGPAGDTADRQDGREGLALGSEKRILDESDGGGEGRISAPNPDEAAGPNPEGAEGADPTAGVRRRRPVPPIRVAGGSHLRARLAARRVPVTAEVERRLRSVCAVETEPLRVAEASRDWWPLAMVWATGGEYPALAACVARPSDASQVAEVLRVCSEDRVPVTVAAGRSGVCGGSVPVHGGVVLDLTSLSGIRELDETSLVLDVLAGTYGDDLERDLRERWGLTLGHWPQSISLSTVGGWLACRSAGQMSTRYGKIEDMVLGLDVALADGRLVRTGDAPRPAVGPDLTQVFVGSEGTLGVICAARLRVHPAPSHTVKAAWLCGSFESGVDLCRRILRRGATPAVLRLYDATEAVRNFSTPEGRALLIVLDEGDRNLVEAVLGICREEAAAGGDDASEPHDEAVVDRWLEHRNDVSALEALISKGFVVDTMEVTARWGALPSVYRAVTDALAGVEGTLVASAHLSHSYTSGACLYFTFAGRPEPDERERYYCRAWEEATRAALRAGAALSHHHGVGLNRARFMREALGDAFGVLQEIKRALDPAGVLNPGKFGFEDPFGPVGWPSEEVR
- the glpK gene encoding glycerol kinase, translating into MSRVLVIDAGTTSVRAAVVDEEGRLVVEKRQVFAPSIPAPGLVEFDPIALVGVVLDTCSAALEEAGPVLGVGLSNQRASTVVWERATGTPVGPGLGWQDLRTLGDCLALRSEGLRLAPNQTATKARWLMSNASASPDELLVGTVDSWIVWNLSAGARHVTDLSNAMVTGLCRADGSGWDEKVLESLSIPAGSMAEIVDSTGVAAEAVRLPGAPPVCGISGDQQASLVGQSCVAEGQAKITFGTGGMLDMRLGSERPISSERGPEGCFPIVCWRDEGGVVWGLEAIMLSAGGNVEWLRDDLGLISSVEESHDLAASVPDSGGVFYVPAQLGLGTPNWDYGARGLLIGLTRGTTAAHVARAVLEGVANLGADLVEAAEKESGVRLASLRVDGGMSRNPTFVQALADAAARPVEVSPVTEATALGAGYLAGLACGLWSGWEEIADLWRPGQVVEPRAGHSQRAAWKEAVGRSLGWVPELSTLDF